Proteins encoded in a region of the Methanobrevibacter millerae genome:
- a CDS encoding IS4 family transposase, producing the protein MYSFDRFIKNFFRLFECFISKRYITEDNRFIRDRKMTQKEYTAFILSQRSCTSYIETIRFFTMWMKKDFETISSQGIGKQRMFIDPKVFIDMYECFIDELYNKFPGFSKFKGYIVSACDGSIVDLPNVTLTREEFPVGDENLLKEKRIRARVSCVLDVHSKHILTVKIVETVVNEIDLAIEHLNNLKQRLDITKLITIYDRGYPSIELMAKTIDLNSKFLIRLPKNVFAHQIKQMKTNDEIIQINMTNNRLKKFDDENLKEKARKMGRLEIRIALIDIGNEEPEILATNLTPEEFSTEDLKELYAKRWTVETGFDRLKNLIEIEDFSGIRRQIIEQDFYAHIFVYNLAITIKNHAENNITRTPRNKDKKIIYQSNFAKIIGNIYLFFFDILFGSRTKREEIIDFIIKEASKELTQYEEHQYDEKERKTPDVNNKHPGNKKKTH; encoded by the coding sequence ATGTATTCTTTTGATAGGTTTATCAAAAATTTTTTTCGATTATTTGAGTGTTTTATATCAAAAAGATATATTACTGAAGATAATCGATTTATTAGGGATAGAAAAATGACTCAAAAAGAATATACTGCATTTATTCTTTCCCAAAGGAGCTGTACTAGTTATATTGAAACGATTAGATTTTTTACTATGTGGATGAAGAAAGATTTTGAAACGATTTCGAGTCAGGGAATTGGAAAACAGAGAATGTTTATTGACCCTAAAGTGTTTATTGACATGTATGAATGTTTTATTGATGAATTATATAACAAATTTCCAGGATTTTCAAAATTTAAAGGATATATTGTCAGTGCGTGTGATGGGAGTATTGTTGATCTTCCAAATGTTACTTTAACACGTGAAGAATTTCCTGTTGGTGATGAAAACTTGTTAAAAGAAAAAAGAATTCGTGCAAGAGTTTCATGCGTATTGGATGTGCATTCCAAACATATTTTAACTGTAAAAATTGTTGAAACAGTAGTAAATGAAATTGATTTAGCAATAGAACATCTAAATAACTTAAAACAACGATTAGACATCACAAAATTAATTACAATTTATGACAGGGGTTATCCATCAATCGAATTAATGGCAAAAACTATTGATTTGAACTCAAAATTTTTAATAAGACTACCAAAAAACGTATTTGCACATCAAATTAAACAAATGAAAACCAATGATGAAATAATACAAATCAACATGACAAACAACAGATTAAAGAAATTTGATGATGAAAATTTAAAAGAAAAAGCAAGAAAAATGGGACGATTAGAAATAAGAATAGCATTAATAGATATTGGAAATGAAGAACCAGAAATACTAGCAACAAATTTAACACCAGAAGAATTCTCAACAGAAGATTTAAAAGAATTATATGCAAAAAGATGGACAGTAGAAACAGGATTCGATAGATTAAAAAATCTCATCGAAATCGAAGATTTCAGCGGAATACGAAGACAAATAATCGAACAAGATTTTTACGCACATATATTCGTTTATAACCTAGCAATAACCATAAAAAACCACGCAGAAAACAATATAACAAGAACACCCAGAAATAAAGATAAAAAAATAATTTATCAGTCGAATTTCGCAAAAATAATAGGAAATATCTATTTATTCTTCTTTGACATACTATTTGGATCGAGAACAAAAAGAGAAGAAATAATCGATTTTATAATAAAAGAAGCATCCAAAGAACTAACACAATACGAAGAACATCAATATGATGAAAAAGAGCGAAAAACCCCAGATGTTAATAACAAACATCCGGGAAACAAGAAAAAAACACACTAA
- a CDS encoding tetratricopeptide repeat protein encodes MKFCHECGYKLEGYEKVCPECGNELKNPEDTEYFVESIFNQFLDDMNHLKNNTLEMLDDIDIGDAFDDFSKNSKKALNRDEFYIYRARKKLENSGDNQRVIHLCNKALVIDERNWEAYYLKGRALINVGRYDEAIEELINSLALNENNIKAREYIARASFLKGDLDYANDVYDSVLNIDDKNFDALNGKALVYFDKKDYLEADKFFKKASIISPLSASSKTKWDFCLKKLKEE; translated from the coding sequence ATGAAATTTTGTCATGAATGCGGTTATAAATTGGAAGGCTATGAAAAAGTATGTCCCGAATGTGGAAATGAATTAAAAAATCCTGAAGATACTGAATACTTTGTTGAATCTATTTTTAATCAGTTTTTGGATGATATGAATCATTTAAAAAATAATACTTTAGAAATGTTGGATGATATTGATATTGGGGATGCATTTGATGATTTTTCCAAAAATTCTAAAAAGGCATTGAATAGGGATGAATTCTATATTTACCGTGCCAGAAAAAAATTAGAAAATTCTGGAGATAATCAAAGAGTAATACATCTTTGTAATAAGGCACTGGTTATAGATGAAAGGAATTGGGAAGCTTACTACTTAAAAGGAAGAGCTTTAATTAATGTAGGAAGATATGATGAAGCTATTGAAGAGTTGATTAACAGTTTGGCTCTTAATGAAAATAATATTAAAGCTAGAGAATATATTGCAAGGGCATCATTTTTAAAAGGGGATTTGGATTATGCGAATGATGTCTATGATTCCGTTTTAAACATAGATGATAAAAACTTTGATGCATTAAATGGCAAGGCTTTAGTTTATTTTGATAAAAAAGATTATTTGGAAGCAGACAAATTTTTTAAAAAAGCCAGTATTATTTCTCCTCTTAGTGCATCATCAAAGACTAAATGGGATTTTTGTTTGAAAAAATTAAAAGAAGAATGA
- a CDS encoding N-acetylneuraminate synthase family protein, protein MNIFYKKPFLIADVGVNYYDIAQKEDISEIDAAKLMILEAKKAGVDAVKFESYKTENIISAESTDQFDLFKKYDKFGREEFRELSDYCNELKIRFLSTPLDFESADYLDEFMDIYPISSSDLTNIPFIQYIAKKNKPMLLLTGAATLNEVKQAVRAIEEVSTVDIAIMHSVLAYPTEYKDANLAMIKDLAQSFPDYEIGYSDHTKPDLNMFVLTTAYNYGAGIIEKHFTLDKSLPGNDHNHSMDPEDVMIFKTNIGFLSQISGMKNKQPLICESSSKRESRRSIVLIQDIKKGEKITADLIAFKMPGTGIAPAKINEVIGKTALVDISKDTLIDFDMIG, encoded by the coding sequence ATGAATATTTTTTATAAAAAGCCATTTTTAATTGCTGATGTTGGTGTTAATTACTATGATATCGCTCAAAAGGAAGATATTTCTGAAATAGATGCGGCTAAACTAATGATTTTGGAAGCTAAAAAAGCTGGTGTTGATGCTGTTAAATTTGAATCATACAAAACTGAAAACATTATTTCTGCAGAATCTACTGATCAGTTTGATTTATTTAAAAAATATGATAAATTCGGACGGGAAGAGTTTCGTGAATTGTCTGATTATTGTAATGAGTTAAAAATAAGATTTTTATCAACACCACTAGATTTTGAATCTGCAGATTATTTGGATGAATTTATGGATATTTATCCAATTTCATCATCTGATTTAACAAATATTCCTTTTATCCAATATATTGCAAAGAAAAATAAACCTATGTTGTTGTTAACTGGTGCTGCAACATTAAATGAAGTTAAACAAGCTGTCAGGGCTATTGAAGAAGTATCAACTGTAGATATTGCCATTATGCATTCAGTATTGGCATATCCTACAGAATATAAGGATGCTAATTTGGCAATGATTAAGGATTTGGCTCAAAGTTTTCCTGATTATGAGATAGGATATTCTGATCACACTAAACCTGATTTAAACATGTTTGTTTTAACTACTGCCTATAATTATGGTGCAGGAATTATAGAAAAGCATTTTACTCTAGATAAATCTCTTCCAGGAAATGACCATAATCATTCTATGGATCCGGAGGATGTGATGATTTTCAAAACAAATATTGGTTTTTTATCTCAGATTAGTGGAATGAAAAACAAACAACCTTTGATTTGCGAGTCTTCTTCAAAGCGTGAATCTAGACGTTCTATTGTTTTAATTCAGGATATTAAAAAAGGTGAAAAAATTACGGCTGATTTAATAGCATTTAAAATGCCGGGAACTGGAATAGCTCCTGCAAAAATTAATGAAGTTATTGGTAAAACCGCTTTGGTGGATATTTCAAAAGATACATTAATTGATTTTGACATGATTGGATAA
- a CDS encoding cytidylyltransferase domain-containing protein: MFNDNKILVVIPARGGSKRIRRKNIRLLADKPLIYYAINIAKSSQYVDDVVVSTEDPETSKIAEKFGASVIRRSPDLAGDQIPIDPVVFDATVQKEKLAFDEYDIVITLQTTSPLLRTETLDKAIEKFKNFDIDTVISVIGDKHLSWGFNEKDNRFFPLYSERLNQQYLPKEYIETGGIFATRRSFITPNSRLGNNVDLIEVSREESIDITSFEDWWVAEKYLNKKKIAMVVNANNVIGIGHIYRCISLASRLLSDDVLFLLDENSSLGIDIVKGFNYPFKVYDGEDELFSLLNEFNPHIVVNDILDTTKEYVCRQKEAGYFVINFEDLGSGSEDADVVFDTLYEHNGGFGNIFSGYQYYVLRDEFYFQPSKIVGPDVNTVLLAFGGNDINNLSEKVADSVLDSGFAGRIDVILPLGYENKNEFIQKYESNNNVQVYTNVNNISEFMLRADIVFSSAGRKMYEVCAVGTPCICICQNGREQTHEFGSHKNGFINMGLAETLSNEDITKQFKIVWQDFDLRQNMSNLMKSVDLKHGFENIWSAVEQKYWARQFEQNH, translated from the coding sequence ATGTTTAACGACAATAAAATATTGGTAGTAATTCCTGCGAGAGGTGGTTCAAAAAGAATTCGCCGCAAAAATATTCGTTTACTCGCTGATAAGCCATTAATCTATTATGCAATCAATATAGCAAAATCTTCACAGTATGTTGATGATGTTGTAGTATCAACTGAAGACCCTGAAACTTCAAAGATCGCTGAAAAATTTGGAGCTAGTGTCATTAGACGTTCTCCCGATTTGGCCGGAGACCAGATTCCAATTGACCCAGTAGTTTTTGATGCAACTGTTCAAAAAGAAAAACTAGCTTTTGATGAGTATGATATTGTAATAACGCTCCAGACAACATCACCTCTTTTAAGAACTGAAACACTTGACAAAGCTATTGAAAAATTTAAAAATTTTGATATTGATACTGTTATTTCCGTCATTGGGGATAAGCATTTGAGTTGGGGTTTTAATGAAAAGGATAATCGTTTTTTCCCATTATATTCTGAAAGGCTTAATCAGCAATATCTTCCTAAAGAGTATATTGAAACTGGAGGTATTTTTGCAACAAGGCGTTCATTCATAACCCCTAATTCTCGTTTGGGTAATAATGTCGATTTGATTGAAGTTTCTCGTGAAGAGAGTATTGATATTACATCATTTGAAGACTGGTGGGTTGCTGAAAAATATTTGAATAAGAAAAAAATTGCTATGGTAGTTAATGCAAATAACGTAATAGGCATTGGTCATATTTATCGCTGCATTTCTCTTGCTTCAAGATTATTGAGTGATGATGTTTTATTTTTACTTGATGAAAATTCTTCATTGGGCATTGATATTGTTAAAGGTTTCAATTACCCTTTCAAGGTCTATGATGGCGAAGACGAATTATTCTCATTATTAAATGAATTCAATCCCCATATTGTTGTGAATGATATATTGGATACTACTAAAGAATATGTCTGCCGTCAAAAGGAAGCAGGTTATTTTGTAATTAACTTTGAAGACCTTGGTTCCGGGTCTGAAGATGCGGATGTTGTATTTGATACTTTATACGAGCATAATGGTGGATTTGGAAATATCTTTAGCGGATATCAATATTATGTGCTGAGAGACGAATTTTATTTTCAGCCGTCAAAAATTGTAGGTCCTGATGTGAATACTGTTTTGCTTGCATTTGGTGGAAATGATATAAATAATCTCTCTGAAAAAGTAGCGGACTCTGTTTTGGATAGTGGTTTTGCTGGAAGAATTGATGTAATTTTACCATTGGGATATGAAAATAAAAATGAATTCATTCAAAAATATGAATCAAACAACAATGTTCAGGTTTACACTAATGTAAATAACATCAGTGAGTTCATGCTACGTGCGGACATAGTATTTTCATCTGCCGGCAGAAAAATGTATGAAGTCTGTGCTGTTGGAACACCATGTATTTGCATTTGTCAGAATGGAAGAGAACAAACACATGAATTCGGGTCTCATAAAAACGGATTTATTAACATGGGCCTTGCAGAAACATTATCCAATGAAGATATTACAAAACAGTTTAAAATTGTTTGGCAGGATTTTGATTTAAGGCAAAATATGAGTAATTTGATGAAAAGCGTTGATTTGAAACATGGATTTGAAAATATCTGGTCTGCTGTTGAACAGAAATATTGGGCTCGTCAATTCGAGCAAAATCATTAG
- the hypD gene encoding hydrogenase formation protein HypD, with protein MKNMSKELLDRINKLATPVKIMHVCGSHEHTIMENGIRSLLPDEVEIVAGPGCPVCVVPSREIDECLELVEKGVTITTFGDMLRVPGSNGSLADAKAEGGDVRIVYGINKAIEIAEKEDNDVVFMAAGFETTAPTTAAEILATPPENFSVLSCHRLIPPAIDFLINSGQTSLNALIQPGHVCTIIGTKPFEYFSTDFGIPQAVAGFNPLDILMSVYMILRQIHNETPKIDNEYARAVREEGNEIATEMIDEVFDVASREWRGFPKIPNSVLEIKDEFAEFNAREKYDIEVKDVKEAPKGCICGPILRGLARPEDCKLFRNECNPLHPIGACMVSKEGTCNIAHRYSRR; from the coding sequence ATGAAAAATATGTCAAAAGAACTATTGGATAGAATTAATAAATTAGCAACACCCGTTAAAATAATGCACGTATGCGGTTCACACGAACACACTATAATGGAAAACGGTATTAGAAGCCTGTTACCTGATGAAGTGGAAATTGTAGCAGGTCCCGGTTGTCCCGTATGTGTTGTTCCATCCCGTGAGATAGACGAATGTTTGGAGTTAGTTGAGAAAGGAGTGACAATAACCACTTTTGGAGATATGTTAAGAGTGCCTGGATCAAACGGCTCCCTTGCAGATGCTAAAGCTGAAGGCGGTGATGTAAGAATCGTTTATGGAATAAATAAAGCTATTGAAATAGCTGAAAAAGAAGACAATGATGTTGTATTCATGGCAGCGGGCTTTGAAACAACTGCACCTACAACAGCTGCTGAAATACTTGCAACACCACCTGAAAACTTCTCAGTATTATCCTGCCACAGATTAATACCTCCAGCAATTGATTTTTTAATCAATTCCGGACAAACAAGTTTAAACGCATTGATTCAGCCAGGACATGTATGTACAATCATTGGAACTAAACCGTTTGAATATTTTTCCACTGATTTCGGCATTCCACAGGCCGTAGCAGGATTTAATCCATTAGATATTTTAATGTCAGTCTATATGATTTTAAGACAAATACATAATGAAACACCAAAAATAGACAATGAATATGCAAGAGCAGTAAGGGAAGAAGGGAATGAAATTGCAACAGAAATGATTGATGAAGTGTTTGATGTTGCAAGCAGAGAATGGAGAGGATTTCCTAAAATACCAAATTCAGTTTTAGAAATCAAAGACGAATTTGCAGAATTCAATGCCCGTGAAAAATATGATATAGAAGTTAAAGACGTTAAAGAGGCACCGAAAGGATGTATCTGCGGACCTATTTTAAGAGGCCTTGCAAGACCTGAAGACTGTAAACTATTTAGAAATGAATGTAATCCACTTCATCCGATTGGAGCATGTATGGTAAGTAAAGAGGGAACCTGCAATATTGCACACAGATATTCAAGAAGGTAG
- a CDS encoding phosphoglycolate phosphatase: MKIEAIAVDIDGTITDDTRKICISAIESLRAAEEKGIPTIIVTGNVVNYAYAAEVLIGCSGGLVAENGGVIFKEGYNNNAVEILVNREYIEKADEHLKRKLGEEYNKHASHDNNYRATEVVFYKTIKREIIEEALKDYEHVDELELYDSGFAIHVTDKRVNKGSSLKRLCEKNGINMENVMAIGDSENDEDFLREVGVKIAVGNADETLKEISTYTCKRNFGDGVAEAIEKFALR, from the coding sequence ATGAAAATAGAAGCAATAGCTGTAGATATAGATGGGACAATAACTGATGATACTAGAAAAATTTGCATATCCGCTATTGAATCATTGAGAGCGGCAGAAGAAAAAGGAATTCCAACAATAATTGTTACAGGCAATGTAGTCAATTATGCATATGCTGCTGAAGTTCTGATTGGTTGCAGCGGAGGGCTTGTAGCTGAAAACGGTGGAGTAATTTTTAAAGAAGGATACAACAACAATGCTGTTGAAATATTGGTAAACAGAGAATATATTGAAAAAGCCGATGAACACCTTAAAAGAAAATTAGGTGAGGAATACAACAAACATGCATCACATGACAATAACTATCGTGCAACCGAAGTTGTATTTTACAAAACAATTAAACGAGAAATCATAGAAGAAGCACTCAAAGATTATGAGCATGTTGATGAATTAGAACTCTATGATAGCGGGTTTGCTATTCATGTTACAGACAAACGTGTCAACAAGGGAAGTTCACTCAAAAGATTATGTGAGAAGAACGGCATAAATATGGAAAATGTAATGGCTATCGGTGATAGTGAAAACGATGAGGACTTTTTAAGGGAAGTTGGTGTAAAAATAGCTGTTGGGAATGCTGATGAAACACTGAAAGAAATCAGCACATACACCTGTAAAAGAAACTTTGGTGATGGAGTGGCCGAAGCTATTGAGAAATTTGCATTGAGATGA
- a CDS encoding TldD/PmbA family protein: MIYEIADKCVKEVEKLSDNWEIYLANSESIEVESKKDILNFAKEEIENGIGIRIIKDNKIGFAYTSDLDKIEQTAKKALDNAKLNKIDENYEFASVEKVKDVKGTYDKKYDDLTLDECCEFLENIIERTKENKCDITSSGFSASKGEELILNSNGVSIYDKGTGFGGSLSVNIEKDGQFATAYDYTASRHLDLEYEQLTDDVCKLAQDSLNPKAIETKDCDVVLDYFAASGLLSTFIQGFNSENVLRGRSILHDKIGSQITSENLSIIDNPLLEGAMGTCKADGEGTVSKKTVLVEDGILKSFIYDIYNSNKADCESTSNGYRGSYLTTPDVSPSNLEFKFKTNVGIDEIDSGIITTSVLGAHTANPISGDFSVEANNAFVIENGEIKDGIKKAMISGNIYELMGKCDGVKSEIKQKGSFIIPKILVHDLKVIGL, translated from the coding sequence ATGATTTATGAAATAGCTGATAAATGTGTAAAAGAAGTTGAAAAGCTATCTGACAACTGGGAAATATACCTTGCCAATAGTGAAAGTATTGAAGTTGAATCCAAAAAGGATATTTTAAACTTCGCTAAAGAGGAAATTGAAAACGGCATAGGAATTAGAATAATTAAAGATAACAAGATTGGTTTTGCATACACTTCAGATTTAGATAAAATCGAACAAACTGCTAAAAAAGCTTTAGATAATGCTAAATTAAATAAAATTGATGAAAATTATGAATTTGCATCTGTTGAAAAAGTAAAGGATGTTAAAGGAACATATGATAAGAAATATGATGATTTGACTTTAGATGAATGCTGTGAATTTTTAGAAAATATTATTGAAAGAACAAAAGAAAACAAATGTGATATTACATCTTCAGGCTTTTCAGCTTCAAAAGGAGAGGAATTAATATTAAATTCAAATGGAGTATCCATTTATGACAAAGGCACTGGATTTGGTGGAAGTCTGTCAGTAAATATTGAAAAAGATGGACAATTTGCAACTGCATATGATTATACTGCATCCAGACATCTGGATTTGGAATACGAACAATTAACCGATGACGTGTGCAAATTGGCACAGGATTCACTTAATCCAAAAGCAATTGAAACAAAAGATTGTGATGTTGTTTTGGATTATTTTGCTGCATCAGGATTACTTTCAACATTTATCCAAGGATTTAACTCAGAAAATGTCTTAAGAGGAAGATCAATACTCCATGACAAGATTGGTTCACAAATAACCAGTGAAAATCTATCCATTATTGATAATCCATTACTTGAAGGAGCAATGGGAACCTGCAAAGCAGATGGTGAAGGAACAGTATCTAAAAAAACAGTACTGGTTGAAGATGGAATTTTAAAATCTTTCATATATGATATTTACAATTCCAACAAAGCAGATTGTGAAAGCACATCAAATGGATATAGAGGGTCATATTTAACAACACCAGACGTATCTCCTTCAAATTTAGAATTCAAATTTAAAACAAATGTTGGAATTGACGAAATTGATTCCGGAATAATTACAACAAGCGTCTTAGGTGCACACACCGCAAACCCTATTTCCGGTGATTTTTCTGTAGAAGCAAATAATGCATTTGTTATTGAAAACGGTGAAATCAAAGACGGCATCAAAAAAGCAATGATATCCGGAAATATTTATGAACTAATGGGTAAATGTGATGGAGTCAAATCTGAAATAAAACAAAAAGGATCATTTATTATTCCAAAAATCCTCGTTCATGACTTGAAAGTTATTGGACTATAA
- a CDS encoding GyrI-like domain-containing protein produces the protein MEHEIKIIPDQKLAVINYKGPIEDLDILVSKLMGWVEAEEIEVEGEPFVVYYSPRHEVNEGDAVYDVGIVIKTDADDKDIIRVVDMVEHKMLTGIHEGPVDNILDTYSELVEVSQANNYDIIGSPKEVLIKSFHNCSNENEFITEIQLPIIEM, from the coding sequence ATGGAACATGAAATAAAAATCATTCCCGATCAAAAATTAGCAGTAATTAATTATAAAGGACCTATTGAAGATTTGGATATATTGGTTTCTAAATTAATGGGATGGGTTGAAGCAGAAGAAATTGAAGTTGAAGGTGAACCGTTTGTTGTTTACTATTCACCAAGACATGAAGTAAATGAAGGGGATGCAGTTTATGATGTAGGAATCGTCATTAAAACTGATGCTGATGACAAGGATATAATTCGTGTCGTTGACATGGTTGAACATAAAATGCTGACTGGAATTCATGAAGGTCCGGTGGATAACATTTTAGATACATATTCTGAGTTGGTTGAAGTTTCTCAGGCTAATAACTACGATATTATAGGTTCACCAAAAGAGGTTTTAATCAAAAGTTTCCATAACTGTTCTAATGAAAATGAATTCATTACTGAAATTCAGTTGCCTATTATTGAAATGTAG
- the glp gene encoding gephyrin-like molybdotransferase Glp: MGTEFLKIKECDEAQDIIQDLFDKYCKPESEEIDCEDAYGRVLFNDVYSRMDFPPFDKALKDGFAILSEDSYGASEESPNTLEIIDFLEAGSITDKVVEKGKCVEISTGAAMPEGANAVVMVEYSEKFDDKVNLLTTATPSQDVAKKGSDIEEGNLILKKGDVLNPGKIGVLLSQGFKTIEVYKKPTVGVISSGNEITMQGEDLPFGKIYDVNGNMIKNDAVSCGADAKFLGVVRDNYEQVKEKIQDSLKDVDILLCSGGTSAGLGDVIKHVLDELGEVHIHGISVQPGKPTIVGVIDEKLVIGLPGNPVSALMIFNAFVAPPLTSLSGIKKDFEKKVVKGVMTRRIHSPVGRMQYQLVKVDGDDIHPIFKDSGAIFSLSTADGYVKVEKSVELLDEGEEVEVYLFN, encoded by the coding sequence ATGGGTACCGAATTTTTAAAAATAAAAGAGTGCGATGAAGCACAAGATATTATTCAAGATTTATTTGATAAGTACTGTAAGCCTGAAAGTGAAGAAATTGACTGTGAAGATGCTTATGGAAGAGTATTATTCAATGACGTTTATAGTAGAATGGATTTTCCACCTTTTGATAAAGCTTTAAAAGATGGATTTGCAATTTTATCTGAAGACAGTTATGGTGCAAGTGAAGAATCACCGAATACTTTGGAAATCATTGATTTTCTTGAAGCGGGTTCCATCACAGATAAGGTTGTAGAAAAAGGAAAATGCGTAGAAATAAGTACTGGTGCAGCAATGCCTGAAGGTGCAAATGCTGTTGTAATGGTAGAGTACTCTGAAAAATTTGATGATAAAGTTAATTTGCTTACTACAGCAACTCCATCACAGGATGTTGCTAAAAAAGGTTCAGACATTGAGGAAGGAAATTTAATTCTTAAAAAAGGTGATGTTTTAAATCCAGGTAAAATTGGAGTATTGTTGTCACAGGGCTTTAAAACTATTGAAGTATATAAAAAACCTACTGTTGGAGTAATTTCATCTGGAAATGAAATCACTATGCAGGGTGAGGATTTGCCGTTCGGTAAAATCTATGATGTCAATGGTAACATGATTAAAAATGATGCTGTGTCCTGCGGTGCTGATGCTAAATTTTTAGGAGTTGTCCGTGACAACTATGAACAAGTTAAAGAAAAAATTCAGGATTCCTTAAAAGATGTTGATATTCTTTTATGTTCTGGCGGAACTTCAGCAGGTCTTGGAGATGTTATAAAACATGTTCTTGATGAATTGGGTGAAGTTCATATTCATGGAATATCTGTTCAACCTGGAAAACCAACTATTGTTGGTGTAATCGATGAAAAATTAGTTATTGGTTTGCCAGGTAATCCTGTATCTGCTTTAATGATATTCAATGCATTCGTGGCACCTCCTCTGACCAGTCTTTCTGGAATTAAAAAAGATTTCGAGAAAAAAGTTGTAAAGGGAGTCATGACTAGAAGAATCCACTCTCCTGTTGGCCGTATGCAGTATCAGCTTGTGAAAGTTGATGGTGATGATATACATCCTATATTTAAAGATTCTGGTGCAATATTTTCATTATCAACCGCCGATGGTTATGTGAAAGTAGAAAAGTCTGTTGAATTGTTGGATGAAGGAGAAGAAGTAGAAGTTTATTTATTCAATTAA
- the eif1A gene encoding translation initiation factor eIF-1A: MSKSNNNNQQEYRRVRTPKKGEIPGVVEQIMGHGKLKVRCADGHIRMTRIPGKMKKRIWIREGDVILVKPWDFQSDEKGDVIWRYTKTESNWLERKGYLKM, encoded by the coding sequence TTGTCTAAATCTAATAACAATAACCAACAAGAATATAGAAGAGTAAGAACTCCTAAAAAAGGAGAAATTCCTGGAGTAGTCGAACAAATTATGGGTCACGGTAAATTAAAAGTTAGATGTGCTGATGGCCATATCAGAATGACTAGAATTCCGGGAAAAATGAAAAAACGTATTTGGATTCGTGAAGGAGACGTAATCCTTGTAAAACCATGGGATTTCCAATCCGATGAAAAAGGAGACGTAATCTGGAGATACACCAAAACCGAATCTAACTGGCTTGAAAGAAAAGGTTACTTAAAAATGTAA
- a CDS encoding serine protein kinase RIO, whose product MDPKVAKADAKHQQIHSQKRKKDSEDRKVGNEIFDKLTLETLYKIANQGYIDVLNGAISTGKEANVLTGINKNDEFVAVKIYRVATSDFKKMNYYLHGDPRFNVKTKNKRKIIYSWVTKEFKNLKRLYDAGVNVPEPYTSSNNVLLIEFIGDENGNPAQPVKNKNPKNPDEFFNKLLVELKKFVNDAKLVHGDLSNYNILNNNEIPVIIDVSQSVVLDNPISKELLERDINTLVNEYTRLGVKTSFDEVWEYVSPKF is encoded by the coding sequence ATGGATCCCAAAGTAGCAAAAGCTGACGCGAAGCACCAACAAATACACTCACAAAAAAGAAAAAAAGACAGTGAAGACAGAAAAGTTGGTAATGAAATTTTTGATAAATTAACCTTGGAAACATTGTATAAAATAGCTAATCAAGGATATATTGATGTTTTAAATGGAGCCATAAGTACCGGAAAAGAAGCCAATGTACTTACAGGCATCAATAAAAATGATGAATTTGTAGCTGTAAAAATATATAGGGTCGCTACTTCTGATTTTAAGAAGATGAATTATTATCTTCATGGAGATCCAAGATTCAATGTTAAAACCAAAAATAAACGTAAAATCATTTATTCTTGGGTTACAAAAGAATTTAAAAACTTAAAAAGATTATACGATGCGGGAGTTAATGTTCCTGAACCATATACAAGTTCCAATAATGTATTATTAATAGAATTTATTGGAGATGAAAATGGAAACCCCGCACAGCCTGTCAAAAATAAAAATCCAAAAAATCCTGATGAATTTTTCAACAAATTGTTAGTGGAGTTGAAAAAATTCGTCAATGATGCAAAATTAGTGCATGGGGACTTATCCAACTACAATATTTTGAATAATAATGAGATTCCCGTTATAATAGATGTTTCTCAATCAGTAGTTCTTGACAATCCAATATCAAAGGAATTGCTTGAAAGAGACATTAACACCCTCGTTAATGAATATACAAGATTAGGTGTGAAAACTAGTTTTGATGAAGTTTGGGAATATGTGAGCCCAAAATTTTAG